The following are from one region of the Mycolicibacterium helvum genome:
- a CDS encoding homogentisate 1,2-dioxygenase, producing the protein MESFTHLRKGTTPRRLHADLDGLKDDELGRGGFAGRTANIYRRNDPTTFRASGPLRPLDVLSNELKPSDMTDPAGAPLVLFSNPDCRISLSRREAEMPFYVRYIDGDLLCFVHQGSGTLETEFGPLSYRVGDWIYIPKACTWRQNPSSGQDRSDSGTDPAGSTWLIIEATDEFRVPPAGPLGRHWPFDPSQAVIPDPVAIDDGDGPHRDGEYEVRLYHRPIDGVETTTLIYPHNPIDVEGWRGDNYAFTFNIDDYNVITSDSVHLPPMVHLFMEATGVYVCNFLPKPAESVPGTERTPWYHRNVDFDEIAFFHGGSLYGIPMPPGLISHAPQGVHHGAPEKARERARRKFDDFAHVDWQVIAIDTRKRLVPSPEVLANDLGQH; encoded by the coding sequence ATGGAATCCTTCACTCACCTGCGCAAAGGCACGACTCCACGGCGGCTGCACGCCGACCTGGACGGCCTCAAAGACGACGAGTTGGGCCGGGGTGGATTCGCCGGCCGGACGGCCAATATCTACCGCCGCAACGATCCCACCACATTTCGGGCCAGCGGCCCGTTGCGGCCGCTCGACGTGCTCTCCAACGAGCTCAAACCGAGCGATATGACCGACCCGGCCGGTGCGCCGCTGGTGCTGTTCAGCAACCCTGACTGCCGCATCTCGTTGAGCCGGCGTGAGGCGGAGATGCCGTTCTACGTGCGCTACATCGACGGTGACCTGCTCTGCTTCGTCCATCAGGGCAGCGGAACTCTGGAAACCGAGTTCGGCCCGCTCTCCTACCGCGTCGGCGACTGGATCTACATACCCAAGGCATGCACGTGGCGGCAAAATCCATCCTCGGGGCAGGACCGTAGCGACTCGGGGACAGACCCAGCGGGAAGCACCTGGCTGATCATCGAGGCCACCGACGAGTTCCGGGTGCCGCCGGCCGGCCCACTCGGCCGGCACTGGCCCTTCGACCCGTCGCAGGCGGTCATCCCGGATCCGGTCGCCATCGACGACGGCGACGGCCCCCACCGCGACGGTGAATATGAGGTGCGCCTCTATCACCGGCCAATCGACGGCGTCGAGACCACGACCCTGATCTATCCGCACAATCCGATCGACGTCGAGGGCTGGCGCGGCGACAACTATGCATTCACCTTCAATATCGACGACTACAACGTCATCACCTCCGACAGCGTGCACCTGCCGCCGATGGTCCATCTGTTCATGGAGGCGACCGGGGTGTACGTCTGCAACTTCCTGCCCAAGCCGGCCGAATCGGTGCCCGGCACCGAACGCACGCCCTGGTATCACCGCAACGTGGACTTCGACGAGATCGCGTTCTTCCACGGCGGTTCCCTCTACGGCATCCCGATGCCACCCGGACTGATCAGCCACGCCCCGCAGGGCGTGCACCACGGTGCGCCGGAGAAGGCGCGCGAACGGGCCAGACGAAAATTCGACGACTTCGCCCATGTGGATTGGCAGGTCATCGCCATCGACACCCGCAAGCGGTTGGTTCCCTCACCGGAAGTTCTGGCCAACGATCTGGGGCAACACTAA
- a CDS encoding alpha/beta hydrolase family protein, which translates to MATPVKRTYERIPYLIAYQNNSAVRDVYGGVAELVVLESYLLKPTTQADTVLVFMHPIGGGAYLPMINALARAGHHVIYCNSRFRGTDSALLMEKVVEDLGECIKDAKNRLGYSKVVLAGWSGGGSLSVFYQQQAQHPTITASPSGDGPDLTTLGLLPADGIMLLAAHISRHGTMTEWMDASILDESDPTKRDPELDLYNPDNPNQPPYTPEFLERYHAAQIARNRRITTWVKEKLAELKASGRPDDEFAFVVHGTMADPRWLDPTVDPNERAPGTCYLGDPRVVNMSPVGLARFCTLRSWLSQWSYDDANGDAVKAGPDIAVPALVIGNLADDACTPSHTRRLFGAIGHPDKEMYEIPGANHYYSGPDQRETLRQAVGIVTDWLIRHDFAKAD; encoded by the coding sequence ATGGCCACTCCGGTCAAACGGACCTACGAGCGCATCCCGTATCTGATTGCCTACCAGAACAATTCGGCCGTCCGCGATGTCTACGGTGGGGTGGCGGAGCTGGTCGTGCTGGAAAGTTACCTGCTGAAACCGACCACGCAAGCGGATACCGTGCTGGTGTTCATGCACCCGATCGGCGGTGGCGCCTACCTGCCGATGATCAACGCACTGGCGCGCGCGGGGCATCACGTCATCTATTGCAACAGCCGCTTCCGCGGCACGGACTCGGCACTGCTGATGGAGAAGGTCGTCGAGGATCTCGGCGAGTGCATCAAGGACGCCAAGAACCGGCTTGGCTATTCCAAGGTGGTCCTGGCCGGGTGGAGTGGCGGCGGCTCGCTGTCGGTGTTCTACCAGCAGCAGGCGCAGCACCCGACGATCACCGCAAGCCCGTCGGGCGACGGTCCGGATCTGACCACGCTCGGTCTGTTGCCCGCCGACGGCATCATGCTGCTGGCCGCACACATCAGCAGGCACGGCACCATGACCGAGTGGATGGACGCCTCGATCCTCGACGAAAGCGACCCGACCAAGCGGGATCCCGAACTCGACCTGTACAACCCGGATAACCCTAACCAGCCGCCCTACACCCCGGAATTCCTGGAGCGCTATCACGCGGCGCAGATTGCCCGGAACCGGCGGATCACCACGTGGGTCAAAGAAAAGCTCGCCGAGCTGAAGGCGTCAGGCAGGCCCGATGACGAGTTCGCCTTTGTCGTGCACGGCACCATGGCTGATCCGCGCTGGTTGGACCCGACTGTCGACCCCAACGAGCGCGCGCCTGGCACCTGCTACCTCGGCGATCCCCGAGTGGTCAACATGAGCCCGGTCGGGCTGGCACGTTTCTGCACACTGCGGAGCTGGCTGTCACAGTGGAGTTATGACGACGCCAACGGTGACGCCGTGAAGGCCGGCCCGGACATCGCGGTGCCCGCGCTGGTGATCGGCAATCTGGCCGATGACGCCTGCACGCCCAGCCACACTCGGCGGCTGTTCGGGGCGATCGGGCATCCTGACAAGGAGATGTACGAGATCCCCGGCGCCAACCACTACTACTCCGGGCCAGACCAGCGCGAGACGCTGCGCCAGGCGGTCGGGATCGTCACCGACTGGCTGATTCGGCACGACTTCGCAAAGGCGGACTAG